From the Paramormyrops kingsleyae isolate MSU_618 chromosome 7, PKINGS_0.4, whole genome shotgun sequence genome, one window contains:
- the nln gene encoding neurolysin, mitochondrial isoform X2 yields MHRFRCILHCRAVCRGFPARPQLRMTLQDRPVASVPDRFLSTHGQNELRWDLMPDQIKCKTDKLIQKITQMYDNVGALDPDEVSFENTLKALADAKMEYAAFRHILDFPQYVSPCREVRHASTEADRKLSDFDVELSMREDIFQRVLALQSKQPDLKSEAKRFMERLVRLGRRNGLHLSKDVQEEIKSTLKLISKLCIDFNKNLNEDDTHLLFTVDELGGMADSYMKGLERIEDGRFRVTLKYPHYFPLMKRCHVQETRRRMETAFHSRCKEVNTAILEQLIPLRARVARLLGFSSHANYVLAVNMAQNSATVARFLDEFHAALKLAGKQELRYILELKRRECEEMGRTFDGQIHAWDMPYYMNQVEQVKFAVDKDKLIEYFPLEMVTQGLLSIYQDLLGLTFWQVPNAHVWHDTVSLYSVQDTASGEEIGQFYLDLHPSDEPDWAGFRLAPMVLSSREGKYGHAACFGLQPGGLGPDGRRRRPVAAMVANFTKPMASWPSLLQHHEVETFFHEFGHVMHEICSRTDYVEFSGTLVETDFVEVPSQMLENWVWEKEPLQRMTQHYKDGSPIPDSLLDKLIASRVANMGLMNLRQVVLSKVDQALHTKPSADTAEEFARHCRDILGIPATPGTNMTASFSHLAGGYDGQYYSYLWSEVFSMDIFFSRFKKEGVMNPKVGMEYRKVILEAGGSVDGADMLKAFLGREPSQEAFFQCKGLPQLGESG; encoded by the exons ATGCATCGTTTTCGCTGTATACTTCACTGTCGAGCCGTTTGCAG AGGCTTTCCTGCTAGACCGCAATTGAGGATGACCCTTCAGGACAGGCCTGTGGCGTCCGTTCCGGATCGCTTCCTGTCTACTCATGGGCAGAATGAACTGCGGTGGGACCTTATGCCTGACCAGATTAAATGCAAAACAGACAAGCTGATCCAGAAAATCACACAGATGTATGACAACGTGGGTGCACTGGACCCAGATGAGGTGTCTTTCGAAAATACCTTAAAGGCCTTGGCTGATGCCAAGATGGAATATGCAG CTTTCAGGCACATCCTGGATTTCCCCCAGTATGTCTCGCCGTGCCGGGAAGTGCGTCACGCCAGCACGGAGGCAGACAGGAAGCTGTCTGACTTTGACGTGGAGCTGAGCATGAGGGAGGACATCTTCCAGAGGGTCCTCGCTTTGCag AGTAAGCAGCCTGATCTGAAATCCGAGGCCAAGAGATTCATGGAGAGGCTTGTCCGGCTGGGGAGGCGAAACGGACTGCATCTCTCCAAGGATGTGCAGGAG GAGATTAAATCCACCCTCAAGCTGATCAGCAAGCTTTGCATAGATTTCAACAAGAACCTGAACGAGGACGACACTCACCTGCTCTTCACCGTGGACGAGCTAG GCGGCATGGCGGACAGCTACATGAAGGGCCTGGAGCGCATCGAGGACGGTCGCTTCAGGGTGACGCTGAAGTACCCCCATTACTTCCCGCTCATGAAGAGGTGCCACGTCCAGGAGACCCGGCGGAGGATGGAGACCGCCTTCCACAGCCGCTGTAAAGAG GTGAACACAGCCATCTTGGAGCAGCTGATCCCTCTGCGGGCCAGAGTGGCGAGGTTGCTGGGCTTCAGCTCACATGCCAACTACGTGCTCGCGGTGAACATGGCCCAGAATAGTGCCACCGTCGCCCGCTTTCTTG ATGAATTCCACGCGGCGCTGAAACTGGCAGGCAAGCAGGAGCTGCGCTACATCCTGGAGCTGAAGAGGCGGGAGTGCGAGGAGATGGGCCGGACGTTCGATGGGCAGATCCATGCCTGGGACATGCCCTACTACATGAACCAGGTGGAGCAGGTCAAGTTCGCTGTAGACAAGGACAAGCTGATTGAGTACTTCCCTCTGGAGATGGTGACACAGGGGCTCCTGAGCATCTACCAGGACCTGCTGGGCCTCACCTTTTGGCAGGTGCCCAATGCCCACGTATGGCATGACACAGTCAGCCTGTACTCCGTGCAGGACACCGCCTCCGGGGAAGAGATAGGACAGTTCTACTTGGACCTGCATCCCAG TGATGAGCCGGACTGGGCCGGATTCAGACTGGCGCCCATGGTGCTTTCTTCCAGGGAGGGGAAGTACGGGCACGCAGCCTGCTTTGGGCTGCAGCCGGGCGGCTTGGGCCCCGACGGACGGCGCAGGCGGCCGGTGGCAGCCATGGTGGCCAACTTCACAAAGCCCATGGCCAGCTGGCCCTCGCTGCTGCAGCACCACGAAGTGGAGACCTTCTTTCACGAGTTTGGCCACGTCATGCATGAGATCTGCTCCAGG ACGGACTATGTGGAGTTCAGTGGGACGCTTGTTGAGACGGACTTTGTGGAGGTACCTTCCCAGATGCTGGAGAACTGGGTGTGGGAGAAAGAGCCCCTGCAGAGAATGACCCAACACTACAAGGACGGCAGCCCCATCCCAGACAGCCTGTTAGACAAACTCATCGCCTCCCGCGTGGCCAACATGG GGCTCATGAATCTGCGTCAGGTGGTCCTCAGCAAAGTGGACCAGGCTCTCCACACGAAGCCTAGTGCTGACACGGCAGAAGAATTCGCCAGGCACTGCAGAGACATCCTGGGGATTCCAGCAACTCCAG GCACAAACATGACTGCCAGCTTTAGTCATTTGGCTGGGGGTTATGATGGGCAGTACTACAGCTACCTGTGGAGTGAGGTCTTCTCCATGGACATCTTTTTCAGCCGCTTCAAGAAGGAAGGAGTCATGAATCCAAAG GTAGGGATGGAATATAGGAAGGTGATCCTGGAAGCTGGCGGCTCAGTTGACGGTGCTGACATGCTGAAGGCTTTCCTGGGCCGTGAGCCTAGTCAGGAAGCCTTCTTCCAGTGCAAGGGTCTGCCCCAGCTGGGGGAATCAGGCTGA
- the nln gene encoding neurolysin, mitochondrial isoform X6, with translation MHRFRCILHCRAVCRGFPARPQLRMTLQDRPVASVPDRFLSTHGQNELRWDLMPDQIKCKTDKLIQKITQMYDNVGALDPDEVSFENTLKALADAKMEYAAFRHILDFPQYVSPCREVRHASTEADRKLSDFDVELSMREDIFQRVLALQEIKSTLKLISKLCIDFNKNLNEDDTHLLFTVDELGGMADSYMKGLERIEDGRFRVTLKYPHYFPLMKRCHVQETRRRMETAFHSRCKEVNTAILEQLIPLRARVARLLGFSSHANYVLAVNMAQNSATVARFLDEFHAALKLAGKQELRYILELKRRECEEMGRTFDGQIHAWDMPYYMNQVEQVKFAVDKDKLIEYFPLEMVTQGLLSIYQDLLGLTFWQVPNAHVWHDTVSLYSVQDTASGEEIGQFYLDLHPSDEPDWAGFRLAPMVLSSREGKYGHAACFGLQPGGLGPDGRRRRPVAAMVANFTKPMASWPSLLQHHEVETFFHEFGHVMHEICSRTDYVEFSGTLVETDFVEVPSQMLENWVWEKEPLQRMTQHYKDGSPIPDSLLDKLIASRVANMGQLPLPADRLMNLRQVVLSKVDQALHTKPSADTAEEFARHCRDILGIPATPGTNMTASFSHLAGGYDGQYYSYLWSEVFSMDIFFSRFKKEGVMNPKVGMEYRKVILEAGGSVDGADMLKAFLGREPSQEAFFQCKGLPQLGESG, from the exons ATGCATCGTTTTCGCTGTATACTTCACTGTCGAGCCGTTTGCAG AGGCTTTCCTGCTAGACCGCAATTGAGGATGACCCTTCAGGACAGGCCTGTGGCGTCCGTTCCGGATCGCTTCCTGTCTACTCATGGGCAGAATGAACTGCGGTGGGACCTTATGCCTGACCAGATTAAATGCAAAACAGACAAGCTGATCCAGAAAATCACACAGATGTATGACAACGTGGGTGCACTGGACCCAGATGAGGTGTCTTTCGAAAATACCTTAAAGGCCTTGGCTGATGCCAAGATGGAATATGCAG CTTTCAGGCACATCCTGGATTTCCCCCAGTATGTCTCGCCGTGCCGGGAAGTGCGTCACGCCAGCACGGAGGCAGACAGGAAGCTGTCTGACTTTGACGTGGAGCTGAGCATGAGGGAGGACATCTTCCAGAGGGTCCTCGCTTTGCag GAGATTAAATCCACCCTCAAGCTGATCAGCAAGCTTTGCATAGATTTCAACAAGAACCTGAACGAGGACGACACTCACCTGCTCTTCACCGTGGACGAGCTAG GCGGCATGGCGGACAGCTACATGAAGGGCCTGGAGCGCATCGAGGACGGTCGCTTCAGGGTGACGCTGAAGTACCCCCATTACTTCCCGCTCATGAAGAGGTGCCACGTCCAGGAGACCCGGCGGAGGATGGAGACCGCCTTCCACAGCCGCTGTAAAGAG GTGAACACAGCCATCTTGGAGCAGCTGATCCCTCTGCGGGCCAGAGTGGCGAGGTTGCTGGGCTTCAGCTCACATGCCAACTACGTGCTCGCGGTGAACATGGCCCAGAATAGTGCCACCGTCGCCCGCTTTCTTG ATGAATTCCACGCGGCGCTGAAACTGGCAGGCAAGCAGGAGCTGCGCTACATCCTGGAGCTGAAGAGGCGGGAGTGCGAGGAGATGGGCCGGACGTTCGATGGGCAGATCCATGCCTGGGACATGCCCTACTACATGAACCAGGTGGAGCAGGTCAAGTTCGCTGTAGACAAGGACAAGCTGATTGAGTACTTCCCTCTGGAGATGGTGACACAGGGGCTCCTGAGCATCTACCAGGACCTGCTGGGCCTCACCTTTTGGCAGGTGCCCAATGCCCACGTATGGCATGACACAGTCAGCCTGTACTCCGTGCAGGACACCGCCTCCGGGGAAGAGATAGGACAGTTCTACTTGGACCTGCATCCCAG TGATGAGCCGGACTGGGCCGGATTCAGACTGGCGCCCATGGTGCTTTCTTCCAGGGAGGGGAAGTACGGGCACGCAGCCTGCTTTGGGCTGCAGCCGGGCGGCTTGGGCCCCGACGGACGGCGCAGGCGGCCGGTGGCAGCCATGGTGGCCAACTTCACAAAGCCCATGGCCAGCTGGCCCTCGCTGCTGCAGCACCACGAAGTGGAGACCTTCTTTCACGAGTTTGGCCACGTCATGCATGAGATCTGCTCCAGG ACGGACTATGTGGAGTTCAGTGGGACGCTTGTTGAGACGGACTTTGTGGAGGTACCTTCCCAGATGCTGGAGAACTGGGTGTGGGAGAAAGAGCCCCTGCAGAGAATGACCCAACACTACAAGGACGGCAGCCCCATCCCAGACAGCCTGTTAGACAAACTCATCGCCTCCCGCGTGGCCAACATGGGTCAGCTTCCTTTACCCGCAGATA GGCTCATGAATCTGCGTCAGGTGGTCCTCAGCAAAGTGGACCAGGCTCTCCACACGAAGCCTAGTGCTGACACGGCAGAAGAATTCGCCAGGCACTGCAGAGACATCCTGGGGATTCCAGCAACTCCAG GCACAAACATGACTGCCAGCTTTAGTCATTTGGCTGGGGGTTATGATGGGCAGTACTACAGCTACCTGTGGAGTGAGGTCTTCTCCATGGACATCTTTTTCAGCCGCTTCAAGAAGGAAGGAGTCATGAATCCAAAG GTAGGGATGGAATATAGGAAGGTGATCCTGGAAGCTGGCGGCTCAGTTGACGGTGCTGACATGCTGAAGGCTTTCCTGGGCCGTGAGCCTAGTCAGGAAGCCTTCTTCCAGTGCAAGGGTCTGCCCCAGCTGGGGGAATCAGGCTGA
- the nln gene encoding neurolysin, mitochondrial isoform X3, whose amino-acid sequence MHRFRCILHCRAVCRGFPARPQLRMTLQDRPVASVPDRFLSTHGQNELRWDLMPDQIKCKTDKLIQKITQMYDNVGALDPDEVSFENTLKALADAKMEYAAFRHILDFPQYVSPCREVRHASTEADRKLSDFDVELSMREDIFQRVLALQSKQPDLKSEAKRFMERLVRLGRRNGLHLSKDVQEEIKSTLKLISKLCIDFNKNLNEDDTHLLFTVDELGGMADSYMKGLERIEDGRFRVTLKYPHYFPLMKRCHVQETRRRMETAFHSRCKEVNTAILEQLIPLRARVARLLGFSSHANYVLAVNMAQNSATVARFLDEFHAALKLAGKQELRYILELKRRECEEMGRTFDGQIHAWDMPYYMNQVEQVKFAVDKDKLIEYFPLEMVTQGLLSIYQDLLGLTFWQVPNAHVWHDTVSLYSVQDTASGEEIGQFYLDLHPREGKYGHAACFGLQPGGLGPDGRRRRPVAAMVANFTKPMASWPSLLQHHEVETFFHEFGHVMHEICSRTDYVEFSGTLVETDFVEVPSQMLENWVWEKEPLQRMTQHYKDGSPIPDSLLDKLIASRVANMGQLPLPADRLMNLRQVVLSKVDQALHTKPSADTAEEFARHCRDILGIPATPGTNMTASFSHLAGGYDGQYYSYLWSEVFSMDIFFSRFKKEGVMNPKVGMEYRKVILEAGGSVDGADMLKAFLGREPSQEAFFQCKGLPQLGESG is encoded by the exons ATGCATCGTTTTCGCTGTATACTTCACTGTCGAGCCGTTTGCAG AGGCTTTCCTGCTAGACCGCAATTGAGGATGACCCTTCAGGACAGGCCTGTGGCGTCCGTTCCGGATCGCTTCCTGTCTACTCATGGGCAGAATGAACTGCGGTGGGACCTTATGCCTGACCAGATTAAATGCAAAACAGACAAGCTGATCCAGAAAATCACACAGATGTATGACAACGTGGGTGCACTGGACCCAGATGAGGTGTCTTTCGAAAATACCTTAAAGGCCTTGGCTGATGCCAAGATGGAATATGCAG CTTTCAGGCACATCCTGGATTTCCCCCAGTATGTCTCGCCGTGCCGGGAAGTGCGTCACGCCAGCACGGAGGCAGACAGGAAGCTGTCTGACTTTGACGTGGAGCTGAGCATGAGGGAGGACATCTTCCAGAGGGTCCTCGCTTTGCag AGTAAGCAGCCTGATCTGAAATCCGAGGCCAAGAGATTCATGGAGAGGCTTGTCCGGCTGGGGAGGCGAAACGGACTGCATCTCTCCAAGGATGTGCAGGAG GAGATTAAATCCACCCTCAAGCTGATCAGCAAGCTTTGCATAGATTTCAACAAGAACCTGAACGAGGACGACACTCACCTGCTCTTCACCGTGGACGAGCTAG GCGGCATGGCGGACAGCTACATGAAGGGCCTGGAGCGCATCGAGGACGGTCGCTTCAGGGTGACGCTGAAGTACCCCCATTACTTCCCGCTCATGAAGAGGTGCCACGTCCAGGAGACCCGGCGGAGGATGGAGACCGCCTTCCACAGCCGCTGTAAAGAG GTGAACACAGCCATCTTGGAGCAGCTGATCCCTCTGCGGGCCAGAGTGGCGAGGTTGCTGGGCTTCAGCTCACATGCCAACTACGTGCTCGCGGTGAACATGGCCCAGAATAGTGCCACCGTCGCCCGCTTTCTTG ATGAATTCCACGCGGCGCTGAAACTGGCAGGCAAGCAGGAGCTGCGCTACATCCTGGAGCTGAAGAGGCGGGAGTGCGAGGAGATGGGCCGGACGTTCGATGGGCAGATCCATGCCTGGGACATGCCCTACTACATGAACCAGGTGGAGCAGGTCAAGTTCGCTGTAGACAAGGACAAGCTGATTGAGTACTTCCCTCTGGAGATGGTGACACAGGGGCTCCTGAGCATCTACCAGGACCTGCTGGGCCTCACCTTTTGGCAGGTGCCCAATGCCCACGTATGGCATGACACAGTCAGCCTGTACTCCGTGCAGGACACCGCCTCCGGGGAAGAGATAGGACAGTTCTACTTGGACCTGCATCCCAG GGAGGGGAAGTACGGGCACGCAGCCTGCTTTGGGCTGCAGCCGGGCGGCTTGGGCCCCGACGGACGGCGCAGGCGGCCGGTGGCAGCCATGGTGGCCAACTTCACAAAGCCCATGGCCAGCTGGCCCTCGCTGCTGCAGCACCACGAAGTGGAGACCTTCTTTCACGAGTTTGGCCACGTCATGCATGAGATCTGCTCCAGG ACGGACTATGTGGAGTTCAGTGGGACGCTTGTTGAGACGGACTTTGTGGAGGTACCTTCCCAGATGCTGGAGAACTGGGTGTGGGAGAAAGAGCCCCTGCAGAGAATGACCCAACACTACAAGGACGGCAGCCCCATCCCAGACAGCCTGTTAGACAAACTCATCGCCTCCCGCGTGGCCAACATGGGTCAGCTTCCTTTACCCGCAGATA GGCTCATGAATCTGCGTCAGGTGGTCCTCAGCAAAGTGGACCAGGCTCTCCACACGAAGCCTAGTGCTGACACGGCAGAAGAATTCGCCAGGCACTGCAGAGACATCCTGGGGATTCCAGCAACTCCAG GCACAAACATGACTGCCAGCTTTAGTCATTTGGCTGGGGGTTATGATGGGCAGTACTACAGCTACCTGTGGAGTGAGGTCTTCTCCATGGACATCTTTTTCAGCCGCTTCAAGAAGGAAGGAGTCATGAATCCAAAG GTAGGGATGGAATATAGGAAGGTGATCCTGGAAGCTGGCGGCTCAGTTGACGGTGCTGACATGCTGAAGGCTTTCCTGGGCCGTGAGCCTAGTCAGGAAGCCTTCTTCCAGTGCAAGGGTCTGCCCCAGCTGGGGGAATCAGGCTGA
- the nln gene encoding neurolysin, mitochondrial isoform X1 produces MHRFRCILHCRAVCRGFPARPQLRMTLQDRPVASVPDRFLSTHGQNELRWDLMPDQIKCKTDKLIQKITQMYDNVGALDPDEVSFENTLKALADAKMEYAAFRHILDFPQYVSPCREVRHASTEADRKLSDFDVELSMREDIFQRVLALQSKQPDLKSEAKRFMERLVRLGRRNGLHLSKDVQEEIKSTLKLISKLCIDFNKNLNEDDTHLLFTVDELGGMADSYMKGLERIEDGRFRVTLKYPHYFPLMKRCHVQETRRRMETAFHSRCKEVNTAILEQLIPLRARVARLLGFSSHANYVLAVNMAQNSATVARFLDEFHAALKLAGKQELRYILELKRRECEEMGRTFDGQIHAWDMPYYMNQVEQVKFAVDKDKLIEYFPLEMVTQGLLSIYQDLLGLTFWQVPNAHVWHDTVSLYSVQDTASGEEIGQFYLDLHPSDEPDWAGFRLAPMVLSSREGKYGHAACFGLQPGGLGPDGRRRRPVAAMVANFTKPMASWPSLLQHHEVETFFHEFGHVMHEICSRTDYVEFSGTLVETDFVEVPSQMLENWVWEKEPLQRMTQHYKDGSPIPDSLLDKLIASRVANMGQLPLPADRLMNLRQVVLSKVDQALHTKPSADTAEEFARHCRDILGIPATPGTNMTASFSHLAGGYDGQYYSYLWSEVFSMDIFFSRFKKEGVMNPKVGMEYRKVILEAGGSVDGADMLKAFLGREPSQEAFFQCKGLPQLGESG; encoded by the exons ATGCATCGTTTTCGCTGTATACTTCACTGTCGAGCCGTTTGCAG AGGCTTTCCTGCTAGACCGCAATTGAGGATGACCCTTCAGGACAGGCCTGTGGCGTCCGTTCCGGATCGCTTCCTGTCTACTCATGGGCAGAATGAACTGCGGTGGGACCTTATGCCTGACCAGATTAAATGCAAAACAGACAAGCTGATCCAGAAAATCACACAGATGTATGACAACGTGGGTGCACTGGACCCAGATGAGGTGTCTTTCGAAAATACCTTAAAGGCCTTGGCTGATGCCAAGATGGAATATGCAG CTTTCAGGCACATCCTGGATTTCCCCCAGTATGTCTCGCCGTGCCGGGAAGTGCGTCACGCCAGCACGGAGGCAGACAGGAAGCTGTCTGACTTTGACGTGGAGCTGAGCATGAGGGAGGACATCTTCCAGAGGGTCCTCGCTTTGCag AGTAAGCAGCCTGATCTGAAATCCGAGGCCAAGAGATTCATGGAGAGGCTTGTCCGGCTGGGGAGGCGAAACGGACTGCATCTCTCCAAGGATGTGCAGGAG GAGATTAAATCCACCCTCAAGCTGATCAGCAAGCTTTGCATAGATTTCAACAAGAACCTGAACGAGGACGACACTCACCTGCTCTTCACCGTGGACGAGCTAG GCGGCATGGCGGACAGCTACATGAAGGGCCTGGAGCGCATCGAGGACGGTCGCTTCAGGGTGACGCTGAAGTACCCCCATTACTTCCCGCTCATGAAGAGGTGCCACGTCCAGGAGACCCGGCGGAGGATGGAGACCGCCTTCCACAGCCGCTGTAAAGAG GTGAACACAGCCATCTTGGAGCAGCTGATCCCTCTGCGGGCCAGAGTGGCGAGGTTGCTGGGCTTCAGCTCACATGCCAACTACGTGCTCGCGGTGAACATGGCCCAGAATAGTGCCACCGTCGCCCGCTTTCTTG ATGAATTCCACGCGGCGCTGAAACTGGCAGGCAAGCAGGAGCTGCGCTACATCCTGGAGCTGAAGAGGCGGGAGTGCGAGGAGATGGGCCGGACGTTCGATGGGCAGATCCATGCCTGGGACATGCCCTACTACATGAACCAGGTGGAGCAGGTCAAGTTCGCTGTAGACAAGGACAAGCTGATTGAGTACTTCCCTCTGGAGATGGTGACACAGGGGCTCCTGAGCATCTACCAGGACCTGCTGGGCCTCACCTTTTGGCAGGTGCCCAATGCCCACGTATGGCATGACACAGTCAGCCTGTACTCCGTGCAGGACACCGCCTCCGGGGAAGAGATAGGACAGTTCTACTTGGACCTGCATCCCAG TGATGAGCCGGACTGGGCCGGATTCAGACTGGCGCCCATGGTGCTTTCTTCCAGGGAGGGGAAGTACGGGCACGCAGCCTGCTTTGGGCTGCAGCCGGGCGGCTTGGGCCCCGACGGACGGCGCAGGCGGCCGGTGGCAGCCATGGTGGCCAACTTCACAAAGCCCATGGCCAGCTGGCCCTCGCTGCTGCAGCACCACGAAGTGGAGACCTTCTTTCACGAGTTTGGCCACGTCATGCATGAGATCTGCTCCAGG ACGGACTATGTGGAGTTCAGTGGGACGCTTGTTGAGACGGACTTTGTGGAGGTACCTTCCCAGATGCTGGAGAACTGGGTGTGGGAGAAAGAGCCCCTGCAGAGAATGACCCAACACTACAAGGACGGCAGCCCCATCCCAGACAGCCTGTTAGACAAACTCATCGCCTCCCGCGTGGCCAACATGGGTCAGCTTCCTTTACCCGCAGATA GGCTCATGAATCTGCGTCAGGTGGTCCTCAGCAAAGTGGACCAGGCTCTCCACACGAAGCCTAGTGCTGACACGGCAGAAGAATTCGCCAGGCACTGCAGAGACATCCTGGGGATTCCAGCAACTCCAG GCACAAACATGACTGCCAGCTTTAGTCATTTGGCTGGGGGTTATGATGGGCAGTACTACAGCTACCTGTGGAGTGAGGTCTTCTCCATGGACATCTTTTTCAGCCGCTTCAAGAAGGAAGGAGTCATGAATCCAAAG GTAGGGATGGAATATAGGAAGGTGATCCTGGAAGCTGGCGGCTCAGTTGACGGTGCTGACATGCTGAAGGCTTTCCTGGGCCGTGAGCCTAGTCAGGAAGCCTTCTTCCAGTGCAAGGGTCTGCCCCAGCTGGGGGAATCAGGCTGA
- the nln gene encoding neurolysin, mitochondrial isoform X5, translating into MHRFRCILHCRAVCRGFPARPQLRMTLQDRPVASVPDRFLSTHGQNELRWDLMPDQIKCKTDKLIQKITQMYDNVGALDPDEVSFENTLKALADAKMEYAAFRHILDFPQYVSPCREVRHASTEADRKLSDFDVELSMREDIFQRVLALQSKQPDLKSEAKRFMERLVRLGRRNGLHLSKDVQEEIKSTLKLISKLCIDFNKNLNEDDTHLLFTVDELGGMADSYMKGLERIEDGRFRVTLKYPHYFPLMKRCHVQETRRRMETAFHSRCKEVNTAILEQLIPLRARVARLLGFSSHANYVLAVNMAQNSATVARFLDEFHAALKLAGKQELRYILELKRRECEEMGRTFDGQIHAWDMPYYMNQVEQVKFAVDKDKLIEYFPLEMVTQGLLSIYQDLLGLTFWQVPNAHVWHDTVSLYSVQDTASGEEIGQFYLDLHPREGKYGHAACFGLQPGGLGPDGRRRRPVAAMVANFTKPMASWPSLLQHHEVETFFHEFGHVMHEICSRTDYVEFSGTLVETDFVEVPSQMLENWVWEKEPLQRMTQHYKDGSPIPDSLLDKLIASRVANMGLMNLRQVVLSKVDQALHTKPSADTAEEFARHCRDILGIPATPGTNMTASFSHLAGGYDGQYYSYLWSEVFSMDIFFSRFKKEGVMNPKVGMEYRKVILEAGGSVDGADMLKAFLGREPSQEAFFQCKGLPQLGESG; encoded by the exons ATGCATCGTTTTCGCTGTATACTTCACTGTCGAGCCGTTTGCAG AGGCTTTCCTGCTAGACCGCAATTGAGGATGACCCTTCAGGACAGGCCTGTGGCGTCCGTTCCGGATCGCTTCCTGTCTACTCATGGGCAGAATGAACTGCGGTGGGACCTTATGCCTGACCAGATTAAATGCAAAACAGACAAGCTGATCCAGAAAATCACACAGATGTATGACAACGTGGGTGCACTGGACCCAGATGAGGTGTCTTTCGAAAATACCTTAAAGGCCTTGGCTGATGCCAAGATGGAATATGCAG CTTTCAGGCACATCCTGGATTTCCCCCAGTATGTCTCGCCGTGCCGGGAAGTGCGTCACGCCAGCACGGAGGCAGACAGGAAGCTGTCTGACTTTGACGTGGAGCTGAGCATGAGGGAGGACATCTTCCAGAGGGTCCTCGCTTTGCag AGTAAGCAGCCTGATCTGAAATCCGAGGCCAAGAGATTCATGGAGAGGCTTGTCCGGCTGGGGAGGCGAAACGGACTGCATCTCTCCAAGGATGTGCAGGAG GAGATTAAATCCACCCTCAAGCTGATCAGCAAGCTTTGCATAGATTTCAACAAGAACCTGAACGAGGACGACACTCACCTGCTCTTCACCGTGGACGAGCTAG GCGGCATGGCGGACAGCTACATGAAGGGCCTGGAGCGCATCGAGGACGGTCGCTTCAGGGTGACGCTGAAGTACCCCCATTACTTCCCGCTCATGAAGAGGTGCCACGTCCAGGAGACCCGGCGGAGGATGGAGACCGCCTTCCACAGCCGCTGTAAAGAG GTGAACACAGCCATCTTGGAGCAGCTGATCCCTCTGCGGGCCAGAGTGGCGAGGTTGCTGGGCTTCAGCTCACATGCCAACTACGTGCTCGCGGTGAACATGGCCCAGAATAGTGCCACCGTCGCCCGCTTTCTTG ATGAATTCCACGCGGCGCTGAAACTGGCAGGCAAGCAGGAGCTGCGCTACATCCTGGAGCTGAAGAGGCGGGAGTGCGAGGAGATGGGCCGGACGTTCGATGGGCAGATCCATGCCTGGGACATGCCCTACTACATGAACCAGGTGGAGCAGGTCAAGTTCGCTGTAGACAAGGACAAGCTGATTGAGTACTTCCCTCTGGAGATGGTGACACAGGGGCTCCTGAGCATCTACCAGGACCTGCTGGGCCTCACCTTTTGGCAGGTGCCCAATGCCCACGTATGGCATGACACAGTCAGCCTGTACTCCGTGCAGGACACCGCCTCCGGGGAAGAGATAGGACAGTTCTACTTGGACCTGCATCCCAG GGAGGGGAAGTACGGGCACGCAGCCTGCTTTGGGCTGCAGCCGGGCGGCTTGGGCCCCGACGGACGGCGCAGGCGGCCGGTGGCAGCCATGGTGGCCAACTTCACAAAGCCCATGGCCAGCTGGCCCTCGCTGCTGCAGCACCACGAAGTGGAGACCTTCTTTCACGAGTTTGGCCACGTCATGCATGAGATCTGCTCCAGG ACGGACTATGTGGAGTTCAGTGGGACGCTTGTTGAGACGGACTTTGTGGAGGTACCTTCCCAGATGCTGGAGAACTGGGTGTGGGAGAAAGAGCCCCTGCAGAGAATGACCCAACACTACAAGGACGGCAGCCCCATCCCAGACAGCCTGTTAGACAAACTCATCGCCTCCCGCGTGGCCAACATGG GGCTCATGAATCTGCGTCAGGTGGTCCTCAGCAAAGTGGACCAGGCTCTCCACACGAAGCCTAGTGCTGACACGGCAGAAGAATTCGCCAGGCACTGCAGAGACATCCTGGGGATTCCAGCAACTCCAG GCACAAACATGACTGCCAGCTTTAGTCATTTGGCTGGGGGTTATGATGGGCAGTACTACAGCTACCTGTGGAGTGAGGTCTTCTCCATGGACATCTTTTTCAGCCGCTTCAAGAAGGAAGGAGTCATGAATCCAAAG GTAGGGATGGAATATAGGAAGGTGATCCTGGAAGCTGGCGGCTCAGTTGACGGTGCTGACATGCTGAAGGCTTTCCTGGGCCGTGAGCCTAGTCAGGAAGCCTTCTTCCAGTGCAAGGGTCTGCCCCAGCTGGGGGAATCAGGCTGA